A stretch of [Clostridium] innocuum DNA encodes these proteins:
- a CDS encoding ABC transporter permease, whose translation MYFKLALRNVKKSFKDFLVYFLTLTFSVCLFYTFNSFQSQQAVMKLNDSQLMIVEQLTLLMRLVSIFVAVVLAFLILYANNFLIRRRKKELGLYTMLGMPRGKISRVLVYETLTIGIISLISGMILGLIVSQVLTAVTANLFAVPLDYHFVFSPSATIMTVFSFSMIFFITMIFNTMVLNRYKLIDLLNADRRNDDLKIKKVWMSLLLFAISIGCLSWAYYQALDNGIMAFNSLGTIILVGSIGTVLFFLSLAGFLLTVVKSSKGIYFKNLNCFILRQINSNINTNFISMSIVCIMLLLSIGALSTGLSLNNTMNKSIKNNTPYDYTIIAEYGYYPNGTKKNDGDLLLPDVIPRLQIDPSYIKSQSILTTYTSELKVSDKNLMAHISDKTGRQLIEDNGKESVIAIPLSSYNTVRKRLGYEPVKLKNNEIYLYTSVETLSPAVNDILDAKPEVTVFHNKVRVANDSYETISLGTNSSMNGYMLAMVVPDAAIPSNAEINEIYWNIDLSSKTSCEKFDKYFDQQRDKLYEESPNEDVFPSFMRATKQDVYDMNKGMAVTFTYIGIYLGTVFMIASAVILALQQLSQANDNKKRYLILNKIGTEQRMINRSILLQIAIYFMMPLALAVVHSVVGIKMVNTLVTMFGRGDIMMSSFFTAAIILVIYGSYFLVTYAGYKNILKS comes from the coding sequence ATGTACTTTAAACTGGCCCTGCGCAATGTCAAGAAGAGTTTTAAGGACTTCCTTGTCTACTTCCTGACCCTGACCTTCTCCGTATGTCTATTCTATACATTCAATTCCTTTCAATCCCAACAAGCGGTTATGAAGCTGAATGATTCACAGCTTATGATTGTGGAGCAGCTGACACTGCTCATGCGATTGGTTTCAATCTTTGTGGCAGTTGTTCTCGCATTTTTAATTTTGTATGCAAATAACTTTCTGATTCGAAGACGAAAAAAAGAGCTCGGTCTATATACGATGCTGGGTATGCCGAGAGGGAAAATTTCCAGAGTACTGGTATACGAAACATTGACCATCGGCATCATCTCTCTTATATCCGGAATGATCTTGGGACTGATCGTCTCACAGGTTCTGACTGCCGTAACGGCAAATTTGTTTGCTGTGCCTCTTGATTATCACTTCGTGTTCTCCCCTTCGGCAACGATCATGACCGTATTCTCCTTCTCTATGATCTTCTTTATCACGATGATATTCAATACCATGGTATTGAACCGCTATAAGCTGATTGACCTGCTGAATGCCGATCGAAGAAATGATGATTTAAAAATAAAGAAGGTCTGGATGTCTCTGCTTCTATTTGCAATCTCCATCGGATGTCTGAGCTGGGCTTACTATCAGGCTCTTGATAACGGCATCATGGCGTTCAATTCCCTTGGCACCATCATACTGGTTGGAAGTATCGGTACTGTACTTTTCTTCCTTTCGCTTGCCGGCTTCCTGCTTACAGTCGTAAAATCAAGCAAGGGAATTTACTTCAAAAATCTGAATTGCTTTATACTGCGTCAGATCAATTCCAACATCAATACGAACTTCATCTCTATGAGCATTGTGTGTATTATGCTGCTTTTAAGTATCGGTGCCTTATCCACCGGGTTAAGCTTGAATAACACTATGAATAAATCCATTAAAAATAATACTCCATATGATTATACAATCATCGCGGAATATGGGTATTATCCAAATGGTACAAAAAAGAACGATGGAGACCTTCTTCTACCGGATGTAATACCGCGCTTACAGATTGATCCTTCCTATATAAAATCACAAAGCATCCTGACTACCTACACTTCTGAGTTAAAGGTTAGTGATAAAAACCTGATGGCTCATATATCAGATAAGACAGGCCGCCAGTTGATAGAGGATAATGGAAAGGAGTCTGTTATTGCTATACCGTTGTCCTCATATAACACAGTTAGAAAACGACTTGGATACGAACCAGTCAAGCTCAAGAATAATGAAATATATCTCTATACTTCTGTTGAAACACTTTCTCCCGCGGTAAATGATATTCTGGATGCCAAGCCTGAGGTTACTGTATTTCATAATAAAGTTCGTGTTGCCAACGATTCCTATGAGACGATTTCTCTAGGAACAAACAGCAGCATGAATGGTTATATGCTTGCCATGGTTGTACCAGATGCCGCCATACCTAGCAATGCGGAAATCAATGAGATCTACTGGAATATTGATCTTTCAAGTAAAACAAGCTGTGAAAAGTTTGATAAATATTTTGATCAGCAGCGTGACAAGCTATATGAAGAGTCACCTAATGAAGATGTATTCCCTTCCTTTATGCGTGCCACCAAGCAGGATGTTTATGATATGAATAAGGGAATGGCTGTAACCTTTACGTACATTGGAATTTATCTGGGAACCGTCTTTATGATTGCCAGTGCAGTAATTCTTGCATTGCAGCAGCTGTCTCAGGCCAATGATAATAAAAAGCGCTATCTGATTTTGAATAAAATCGGAACGGAGCAGCGTATGATCAATCGCTCTATATTATTACAGATCGCCATTTACTTTATGATGCCGCTGGCACTTGCCGTTGTGCATAGTGTTGTAGGAATCAAGATGGTAAACACACTGGTGACAATGTTCGGCCGGGGAGATATTATGATGTCATCCTTCTTCACAGCTGCTATCATCCTGGTCATTTATGGCTCATATTTCCTGGTAACGTATGCCGGGTATAAAAACATATTGAAATCCTAA
- a CDS encoding ABC transporter ATP-binding protein, whose translation MKTILTVENIEKYYGNRSNITKAVDNISFSVDEGEFIGVMGPSGSGKTTLLNCISTIDNVTSGHIYINGKDITKLKKNDLSSFRRKELGFIFQDFNLLDTLTAYENITLALTIQKVKPSQIGKHIESVAKKLDITDVLQKYPYQMSGGQKQRVASARALITNPSLILADEPTGALDSKSSRMLLDSMERLNIEYNATIMMVTHDAFTASYAHRILFIKDGKIFNEIVRGESSRKDFFNQIMEVVTLLGGDTSNVL comes from the coding sequence ATGAAAACCATATTAACTGTAGAAAATATTGAAAAGTATTACGGAAACCGAAGCAATATCACAAAGGCTGTTGACAATATCAGCTTTTCTGTAGATGAAGGTGAATTCATCGGTGTTATGGGACCCAGCGGTTCCGGTAAGACAACCCTGCTGAATTGCATTTCCACCATTGACAATGTCACCAGCGGTCACATTTATATCAATGGCAAGGATATTACAAAGCTGAAGAAAAATGATTTGAGCAGCTTCCGCCGGAAAGAGCTGGGCTTCATATTCCAGGATTTCAACCTGCTGGATACTTTGACTGCCTATGAAAATATTACACTAGCTCTTACGATTCAGAAGGTAAAGCCGTCACAGATTGGAAAACATATTGAAAGTGTCGCAAAAAAACTGGACATAACGGATGTACTGCAGAAGTATCCGTATCAGATGTCCGGCGGTCAGAAACAGCGTGTGGCGTCAGCGAGAGCATTGATTACAAATCCGAGTCTGATTCTGGCGGATGAGCCAACCGGCGCACTGGATTCCAAGTCAAGCCGCATGCTGCTGGATTCCATGGAGCGCTTGAATATCGAATACAATGCAACGATTATGATGGTAACACACGATGCCTTCACCGCGTCCTATGCGCACCGTATTCTGTTTATAAAGGATGGAAAAATATTCAATGAGATTGTACGTGGTGAAAGCTCCCGTAAGGATTTCTTCAACCAGATCATGGAGGTTGTGACCCTGCTGGGAGGTGACACGAGCAATGTACTTTAA
- a CDS encoding HAMP domain-containing histidine kinase: MRTNEFIREKLYLIMISFLTSIITILFLYAIQVNGQVILIISLLQWGMVLACLIIEYLRRSTYYHRLEQTLDGLDQKYLLTEIIDEPLFMDGKILYETLRIVDKSMADNVNRYRISQNEYKDYIEMWVHEIKTPLAASKLIISNNPSEVTLSLQEEIEKVEGFVEQALFYARSTNPEKDYIIKELSLQECVSKVIRKHSKSFIYQKIKIQLDDLELSVYSDSKWLEFILDQIISNALKYTPKEVGTIHIWTTSTDNMISLHIQDNGSGISSSELGRIFEKGFTGTNGRLNEKATGMGLYLCKTLCNKLYLGIRAESVQGQGTTIILDFPISKLMLLK, from the coding sequence ATGAGGACTAATGAATTTATTCGGGAAAAGCTGTATCTGATTATGATTTCCTTTCTGACAAGTATTATCACGATTCTGTTTCTATATGCCATTCAGGTTAACGGACAGGTCATTCTCATCATCTCTCTGCTGCAATGGGGGATGGTGCTTGCCTGTCTGATCATTGAATATCTGCGGCGTTCCACCTATTATCACCGCCTGGAACAGACATTGGACGGCCTGGATCAGAAATACCTGTTGACAGAAATCATTGATGAGCCGCTGTTTATGGACGGCAAAATTCTATATGAAACCCTGCGCATTGTGGATAAATCCATGGCAGATAATGTGAACCGCTATCGGATATCACAGAATGAGTACAAGGATTATATTGAAATGTGGGTTCATGAAATCAAAACACCGCTCGCTGCCAGCAAGCTGATTATCTCCAACAATCCCAGTGAAGTGACACTGAGTCTGCAGGAGGAAATTGAAAAGGTTGAGGGCTTTGTGGAACAGGCACTCTTTTATGCGCGCAGTACGAATCCTGAAAAGGATTATATTATCAAGGAGCTTTCCCTGCAGGAATGCGTATCAAAGGTCATTCGCAAGCATTCCAAGAGCTTTATTTATCAGAAAATAAAAATTCAGCTGGATGATCTGGAGTTGTCCGTTTACAGTGACAGCAAATGGCTGGAATTCATCCTCGACCAGATTATTTCCAATGCCCTGAAATATACGCCGAAGGAAGTTGGAACCATTCATATATGGACCACATCCACTGATAATATGATTTCTCTTCATATTCAGGACAACGGAAGCGGTATATCCTCCAGCGAGCTGGGCAGAATCTTTGAAAAGGGCTTCACGGGAACCAATGGCAGATTGAATGAAAAAGCGACTGGCATGGGCCTGTATTTATGCAAAACACTTTGTAATAAGCTGTATCTGGGAATTCGTGCGGAAAGTGTACAGGGACAGGGAACGACAATTATCCTTGATTTCCCGATTTCCAAGCTTATGCTTCTGAAATAA
- a CDS encoding response regulator transcription factor, whose amino-acid sequence MYRIMIIEDNEKIRNELCDFLGKNGYEALGPDDFEHTLDIIHKEQPDLLLLDLNLPVVDGHFICREVRKSSDMPIIIVTSRDSDMDELISMNLGADDFVTKPYNLQILLARIARVLQRTYEHASSNILTIHDIALDISKSTLTWKGNSIDLTKNELRIMHCLFQNKNKIVSRNELMQHMWDCDLFVDDNTLTVNINRLRKKLEYLRLDDLIQTKRGMGYIIYED is encoded by the coding sequence ATGTATCGTATTATGATTATTGAAGATAACGAAAAAATTAGAAACGAGCTTTGTGATTTTCTTGGTAAAAACGGCTATGAAGCTTTGGGGCCGGATGATTTTGAGCATACCCTGGATATCATTCATAAGGAGCAGCCGGATCTGCTTTTACTGGATTTGAATCTTCCAGTTGTGGATGGTCATTTTATCTGTCGGGAGGTGCGCAAAAGCAGTGATATGCCTATTATTATTGTGACAAGCAGAGATTCCGATATGGATGAGCTGATCAGTATGAACCTGGGAGCTGATGACTTTGTGACCAAGCCCTACAATCTGCAGATTCTGCTTGCCCGCATCGCCCGGGTGCTGCAACGCACCTATGAGCATGCCAGCAGCAATATACTGACCATTCATGATATTGCACTGGATATATCGAAAAGTACATTAACCTGGAAGGGAAACAGCATTGATCTGACCAAGAACGAATTACGGATCATGCATTGTCTGTTTCAAAATAAAAACAAGATCGTTTCCCGCAACGAGCTGATGCAGCATATGTGGGACTGTGATCTGTTTGTCGATGACAATACCCTGACCGTCAATATCAACCGGCTGCGTAAAAAGCTGGAGTATCTGCGGCTGGATGATCTGATTCAGACAAAGCGCGGTATGGGATACATCATATATGAGGACTAA
- a CDS encoding helix-turn-helix domain-containing protein, which produces MKLSELLTYYRHRDSLSLESVGDFVGVSKSTVKRWESGESSNVPQARLDRLSELFGIDVPACLQGHVKPILGYVKAGYDLFANENLLGYEEVSAREAAQGDYYLRVQGDSMTGSRIYDGDLVYVKSCSDVENGDIAVVLLNHSEVTIKKILKKEHTVILMATNPVVEPRVFTQEEIEEGQLKIIGKVLHSKIRF; this is translated from the coding sequence ATGAAATTAAGTGAGCTATTAACCTACTATCGGCATCGGGACAGCCTCAGTCTGGAAAGTGTCGGGGATTTTGTCGGTGTATCAAAATCAACTGTGAAGCGCTGGGAGTCCGGAGAATCCAGCAATGTTCCACAAGCCCGGTTAGACAGACTTTCCGAGCTGTTTGGAATTGATGTACCGGCATGTCTGCAGGGACATGTTAAACCGATTCTTGGCTATGTGAAGGCCGGCTATGATCTGTTTGCGAATGAGAATCTGCTGGGATATGAAGAGGTGAGCGCAAGAGAAGCCGCACAGGGAGATTATTATCTTCGTGTACAGGGAGATTCCATGACTGGCTCCCGTATTTATGACGGTGACCTGGTGTATGTAAAAAGCTGCAGTGATGTGGAAAACGGAGACATAGCAGTTGTTTTGTTGAATCACAGCGAAGTAACTATCAAGAAAATATTAAAAAAGGAGCATACTGTTATTTTAATGGCAACAAATCCGGTAGTAGAACCAAGGGTTTTCACACAGGAGGAAATCGAAGAAGGACAACTTAAGATCATAGGTAAAGTCCTGCATTCGAAGATACGGTTCTAA
- a CDS encoding DNA polymerase IV: MQKKDRIIVHSDINHCYAQIEEMKYPGLRDVPMAVGGNEEERHGIILAKNDKAKAFHIRTGESLREALAKCPQLRILKPDYEEYMYYTERVKDIYREYTDKVESFGLDEAWIDLSESTALFGSGMSIARKIQNRVEHELGMTVSMGVSYNKIFAKIGSDMDKHKGLVEITRENYRERIWPLPVQDLFYVGRATKHKLAHYSIETIGQLAQLPQGWMKDRFGKVGELIWWFANGEDVSEVALSSHQEPVKSVGNAITAPKDIKSFEDAKIVYYVLAESVASRLREQGLRGNVISVTLRSTELTWFSRQRKLAQATNIASEIMPVVLSLLEENYDFSIPLRTIGVTLGGIEKDSGMTQLNLFVSEEERHRQRMLEETMDAIRDRFGFSKIQRCSLLKDRHLTDFNPKEDHVVHPVGFF; this comes from the coding sequence ATGCAGAAGAAAGACCGTATTATTGTACACAGTGACATCAATCACTGCTATGCGCAGATTGAGGAAATGAAATATCCCGGGCTGCGGGATGTCCCGATGGCAGTCGGCGGAAACGAAGAAGAACGCCATGGAATTATCTTGGCAAAGAATGATAAGGCCAAGGCGTTTCACATTAGAACCGGGGAATCTCTGCGGGAAGCACTGGCAAAGTGTCCGCAGCTGCGTATTTTGAAGCCGGATTATGAGGAGTATATGTATTATACAGAAAGGGTTAAGGATATTTATCGCGAATATACGGATAAGGTGGAGTCCTTCGGATTGGATGAGGCCTGGATAGATTTGAGTGAATCAACCGCATTGTTTGGCAGCGGGATGAGCATTGCGAGAAAAATTCAGAACCGTGTTGAGCATGAGCTGGGAATGACGGTATCCATGGGCGTCAGCTATAATAAGATTTTTGCGAAGATCGGATCTGATATGGACAAACACAAAGGCCTGGTGGAGATTACAAGAGAAAATTATCGTGAGAGAATCTGGCCCCTGCCGGTACAGGATTTGTTTTACGTGGGAAGAGCGACGAAGCATAAGCTGGCACACTATTCCATTGAAACAATCGGACAGCTGGCACAGCTTCCTCAGGGATGGATGAAGGATCGCTTTGGAAAGGTGGGAGAGCTGATCTGGTGGTTTGCGAACGGAGAGGATGTATCCGAGGTTGCTCTATCCTCGCATCAGGAACCGGTGAAATCAGTGGGAAATGCTATTACTGCACCTAAGGATATCAAGAGCTTTGAGGATGCGAAAATCGTGTATTATGTACTTGCGGAATCCGTTGCCTCCCGTCTTCGGGAGCAGGGACTTCGGGGCAATGTGATTTCGGTTACGCTGCGAAGCACAGAGCTCACGTGGTTTAGCAGGCAGAGAAAGCTGGCACAGGCAACCAATATCGCTTCTGAAATCATGCCGGTGGTACTGTCTTTACTGGAAGAAAACTATGATTTTTCCATACCGCTTCGCACGATAGGGGTAACGCTTGGCGGAATTGAAAAGGATAGCGGGATGACACAGCTGAATCTGTTTGTCAGTGAGGAGGAGCGGCACCGGCAGCGGATGCTGGAGGAAACAATGGATGCCATACGGGATCGCTTCGGGTTTTCTAAAATACAGCGCTGCTCTCTGCTGAAGGACAGACATCTCACGGATTTCAATCCCAAAGAGGATCATGTCGTGCATCCGGTCGGTTTCTTTTGA
- a CDS encoding VOC family protein — protein sequence MISNIAKITVYVKNSAEAKKFWTENMGFVIREEQLMGPGMTWLETAPDYHAQTTIVLFERSRMEKANPQVSTAHPSVMFTCADIEEEHRRLLSNGVIVDDIQKYPYGRMFSFYDQDHQVYLLREA from the coding sequence ATGATTTCCAATATAGCAAAAATAACCGTGTATGTAAAAAACAGTGCAGAAGCAAAAAAGTTTTGGACAGAGAATATGGGCTTTGTCATCCGTGAGGAACAGCTGATGGGACCCGGCATGACATGGCTGGAAACAGCACCGGATTATCATGCACAGACAACGATTGTCCTGTTTGAACGCTCCCGTATGGAAAAAGCCAATCCGCAGGTATCTACAGCACATCCGTCTGTTATGTTTACCTGTGCGGACATTGAAGAGGAGCATCGCCGTTTACTAAGCAACGGTGTCATTGTGGATGACATTCAGAAGTACCCCTACGGAAGGATGTTCAGCTTTTATGACCAGGATCACCAGGTGTATCTGCTAAGAGAAGCATAA
- a CDS encoding ATP-dependent Clp protease ATP-binding subunit, with translation MKYRLNTQVSAILDTAREEAREMGNNYVGSEHLLLAILKDTATPLSRLLCAQGVYYFQLKEDLMVLFGLKDQDVEELQITQVVDDILERGMSLSSRKQNTMMDVDSLTLALLQTNSCVATEILHRYDVDEEVVLLQMEHGSMSELDKISELRNLNMCGANQDIVGRDAELNFMISVLSRKDKANPLLIGEPGVGKTALVEKLAGMIQQNLVPSLKDACIYELHLNSLVAGTKYRGDFEEKLQNIIRLLEKYPNVILFIDEIHLMIGAGKSEGSIDVSSVLKPYLARGVIKCIGATTIEEYEMYIEKDRALERRFQIITIREPDVEDTIKMLKAKKKEYEDFHNVKIQEKVLEQIVKYCAYYMPQRKFPDKAIDVLDLACVGAKRQSERSVSEDMVRDVIEKLTDIPLASRNRLQELKKHLETTMVAQKEVIRKLMGQLEWIEQGIISERPLGVWLFLGNQGVGKKTLIHQFNRLYFNQEDMVELDMAALEHNLDHNLSKLRRNPYTIVNVTNLHMANEAMLQFLKQGIERGYLERDIQKIDLRHSIMIMSGDFPCSSVSALKFQETSDPLLQVKRSLGASFTALFDEVFVFHDLEQKDKVTVMKNILKKWEKTMEETAILEAIESSSTLDEAAKKLKKKIVKA, from the coding sequence ATGAAGTATCGTTTAAATACACAGGTTTCCGCAATTCTGGATACAGCAAGAGAGGAAGCCAGAGAGATGGGCAACAATTATGTCGGAAGCGAGCATCTATTGCTTGCGATATTAAAGGATACCGCAACACCGCTGTCACGGCTGTTATGTGCACAGGGTGTATATTATTTTCAGCTCAAGGAGGATTTAATGGTTCTTTTTGGACTGAAGGATCAGGATGTGGAGGAGCTGCAGATTACACAGGTCGTGGATGATATCCTAGAGCGCGGAATGTCACTGTCTTCCAGAAAACAAAATACAATGATGGATGTGGATTCCCTGACACTGGCACTGCTGCAGACAAACAGCTGTGTGGCAACGGAGATACTGCATCGCTATGATGTGGATGAAGAGGTGGTGTTGCTGCAGATGGAGCATGGCAGTATGAGCGAGCTGGATAAAATCAGTGAGCTTCGCAATCTGAATATGTGCGGAGCGAATCAGGATATCGTGGGAAGGGATGCGGAGCTGAATTTTATGATTTCCGTACTGTCGCGCAAGGATAAGGCAAATCCGCTGCTGATTGGTGAACCCGGTGTCGGAAAGACCGCTCTGGTGGAAAAGCTGGCCGGTATGATTCAGCAGAATCTGGTTCCTTCGCTGAAGGATGCCTGTATTTATGAGCTGCATTTGAATTCACTTGTGGCAGGCACCAAGTACCGCGGTGATTTTGAGGAAAAGCTGCAGAATATCATCCGTCTGCTAGAGAAGTATCCCAATGTTATTTTATTTATTGATGAAATCCATCTGATGATCGGTGCCGGAAAATCCGAGGGTTCAATTGATGTTTCCAGTGTGCTGAAGCCGTATCTGGCAAGAGGTGTTATCAAATGTATCGGGGCAACCACCATCGAGGAATATGAAATGTATATTGAAAAGGATCGTGCGCTGGAGCGCCGCTTTCAGATCATTACCATACGGGAGCCGGATGTTGAGGACACCATTAAGATGCTAAAGGCAAAGAAGAAGGAATACGAGGATTTTCATAATGTAAAGATTCAGGAGAAGGTTCTGGAACAAATCGTGAAATACTGTGCATATTACATGCCGCAGAGGAAGTTTCCGGATAAGGCGATTGATGTGCTGGATCTGGCCTGTGTCGGTGCTAAACGGCAGAGTGAGCGCAGTGTCAGTGAGGACATGGTACGGGATGTCATAGAAAAGCTGACGGATATTCCGCTGGCTTCCCGTAACCGTCTGCAGGAGCTGAAAAAGCATCTGGAAACGACCATGGTTGCGCAAAAGGAGGTTATCCGCAAGCTGATGGGGCAGCTGGAGTGGATCGAACAGGGAATCATCAGTGAACGTCCCCTTGGTGTATGGCTCTTTCTGGGGAATCAGGGCGTTGGAAAAAAGACGCTGATTCATCAGTTTAACCGTCTGTATTTCAATCAGGAGGATATGGTGGAGCTGGATATGGCGGCATTGGAGCACAATCTGGATCATAACCTGTCCAAGCTGCGCAGAAATCCCTATACCATAGTGAATGTAACCAACCTGCATATGGCAAATGAAGCAATGCTGCAGTTTTTAAAGCAGGGCATTGAACGCGGTTATCTGGAGCGTGACATACAGAAAATTGATCTGCGCCACAGTATAATGATTATGAGCGGTGATTTTCCTTGTTCCAGTGTGAGTGCGCTGAAGTTTCAGGAAACTAGTGATCCGCTGCTGCAGGTGAAGCGCAGTCTTGGCGCTTCCTTTACGGCACTGTTTGACGAGGTATTTGTATTCCATGATCTGGAACAGAAGGATAAGGTTACTGTCATGAAAAATATACTGAAAAAATGGGAAAAGACGATGGAGGAAACTGCGATTCTGGAGGCAATCGAATCCAGCAGTACGCTGGATGAGGCCGCAAAAAAGCTAAAGAAAAAAATCGTAAAGGCCTGA
- a CDS encoding LacI family transcriptional regulator: MGKRNKVTTRDIAEYTGVSQSSVSMILSNKQNVSFSDETRELVLSAAKKLGYQKPVKKQLSASSKMDKTIVVLTPLLSNGYYATLVHSITEQAGEYGYSVFTVTTMRDAAQEEFYFDMLAGLQLAGAICLYPPTRITKANALAKQIPVVSIGDKPEGCTFDSVELDGRKTGYLMGEYLVGLGHTHITFVSTPIKAKEISRLHRLEGLKAAFEEHGQSQDNILVKTPSIATYRQYPSESSEYMTGFDLALEALKEHTPSTAFVGNNDMTAFGVMAALTQQGYRIPQDYSVAGFDNIHLSSMPNISLTSVEHASILKGKEAVDMIYKKNNKDTRSRGHKYILRLEYEPELIIRKSTGKCRNRSR; this comes from the coding sequence ATGGGAAAAAGAAATAAGGTAACAACACGCGATATTGCAGAATATACAGGTGTTTCGCAATCCAGTGTTTCCATGATACTCAGCAACAAACAGAATGTATCCTTTTCTGATGAAACCAGAGAGCTGGTGCTTTCTGCCGCAAAAAAGCTGGGATATCAAAAGCCGGTAAAAAAACAGCTGAGTGCCTCCAGTAAGATGGATAAAACCATCGTTGTTCTGACTCCGCTGTTATCAAACGGCTATTACGCCACACTGGTGCATTCCATTACGGAGCAGGCAGGTGAGTATGGCTATTCGGTTTTCACGGTAACGACCATGCGGGATGCTGCACAGGAAGAGTTTTATTTTGATATGCTCGCAGGACTGCAGCTGGCGGGAGCCATCTGTCTGTATCCTCCAACGCGAATTACCAAAGCCAATGCACTGGCAAAGCAGATCCCCGTTGTATCCATCGGTGACAAACCGGAAGGCTGTACCTTTGATTCCGTTGAGCTGGATGGCAGAAAAACCGGATATCTTATGGGAGAATATCTGGTGGGACTCGGGCATACGCACATCACCTTTGTATCCACCCCCATCAAAGCAAAGGAAATATCCAGGCTGCATCGTCTAGAAGGATTAAAAGCAGCATTTGAGGAGCATGGACAGAGCCAGGATAATATTCTTGTAAAAACCCCTTCCATTGCCACCTACAGGCAATATCCATCGGAATCCTCCGAGTATATGACCGGCTTTGATCTGGCTCTGGAAGCACTAAAGGAGCATACACCGTCAACTGCCTTTGTAGGAAACAATGATATGACTGCCTTTGGTGTCATGGCCGCTCTCACGCAGCAGGGATATCGGATACCGCAGGATTACTCTGTCGCAGGCTTTGATAACATCCATCTTTCCTCTATGCCAAATATTTCTCTAACAAGCGTTGAACATGCCTCCATCCTCAAAGGGAAGGAAGCCGTTGACATGATCTATAAGAAAAATAACAAGGACACCCGCAGCAGGGGACATAAATATATCCTGCGGCTGGAATATGAACCGGAGCTGATAATTCGTAAATCGACAGGCAAATGCCGTAACCGAAGCAGGTGA